From the genome of Nicotiana tabacum cultivar K326 chromosome 2, ASM71507v2, whole genome shotgun sequence:
gcttgactaacgtgcaggtagattctactttggcagtgcttcaaaagaggaagaaagctataggatgGACACTGGCAGATATTCGGATTATAAGCCCCGcctttgcatgcacaagattattttggaggaggatgccaaatcttccattgaacatcaaagaagattaaatgaagcaatgcaagaggtggtgaagaaggagaccATAAAATGGTTGgattccggggttgtttaccccatttccgatggctcgtggacctctccggtgcaatgtgttccAAATAAAGGGGGTATGATTGTGGTAACaaatgacaagaacgagttgatccccacaagaatggtcaccgggtgaagagTTTGCATAgactataggaagctcaacaaagtcacttggaaagatcattttccgcttccatttcttgatcaaatgcttgataggttggccgaacgagctttttattgtttccttgatggatattccagctacaatcaaattcttattgctcctgaggaccaagagaagactactttcacttgtccctatggtactttcgcattctcgcggatgccatttggtttatcCAATACACCAatgacttttcaacggtgtatgatggccatcttcaccgacatggtggaggattttcttaaggtctttatggatgatttctttGTGGTTGGGAATTCCTTCAATGACTGCTTGAAaaatttggataaggtcttggcaagatgtgaggagacaaacttggttttgaattgggagaaatgtcacttcatggtcaaAGAACGCATAGTCCaaggccacaaaatttcaaagcatggtattgaggtcgacaaggccaaaattgaagtgatctccaaactccctcccctacatccatgaagggagtgaggagcttcttgggtcatgcggggttctatcgccgattcatcaaggactttttaaagatggtgaaccccttgtgtaaacctttggtgaaggatgccaagttccatttcaacgacgattgtatgaaggcattagaattgctcaagttcaagttgactactactcctattatcaccgcaccggattggatcttgccttttgagctcatgtgtgaagCAAGTGATGTGGAGGTCGGAGCAGGTTTGGGGCAAtgtatcaacaaaatctttcatctggtctactatgctagtaagaccatgaatgatgcccaagtcaattacacagtgaccgaaaaagagatccttgctattgtctttgctatggagaagttccgcccgcatttgatgggtacaaaggtgattgtacATACCGactgtgaacaactaatttttgaccatacccaaattctatactattttggtgtaaatattttctttaggtctaattttatatatatatatatatatatatatatatatatatatatatatatatatacttatagaacatattttatttctatttgtaaatataaaaatgaaaatttacaacaatatatgatttattctatatatatatatatatatatatatatatatatatatatatatatatatatatatatatatatatatatatatatatatatatatatatatatatatatatatatatatatatatatatatatatatatatatatatatatatatatatatatatatatatatatatatatatatatatatatatatatatatatatatatatatatatatatatatatatatatatatatatatataccttcttttttgtttaatgaaaaaaaaaaggttagtaaaaagttaaaaaagaaagaataaaaaagctACAAACAAAAACGTGTAAAATCTTGaaagatacaaaaataaaatgttaTCTTTACTAATTACCCAGCTCACCCCAATCCCTTAACTTCCCATATTTGTTTGCTAAACTCCCCTCTCCCTCACGTCTCCTCTCCCCACAATTCTAACTCCCTCACGTCCCTTTCCCCACTTCTCACACTCTTCTCACCACTTACTCACATCAGTTCTACAACCCACACATCTATATATTTTGGACTTCACAAATGAAGGAGGgggattttttttgaaaaaaaaaaaacgtgaaaacaagaacaaggaaaagctTTGGAAAAAGCTTGAACCAACACCATCTCCTTCACTTTCCTCCATTGAAGACTCCTAACATCCGGCCACTCCTCTCTAGACCCCTATCTGTCACTCTCTTGTTCAAGAAGTGAACTTCTTTCAATCTTTAGCCGTTAAGCCACCCAAACCAGCCACCACCCACCCTAAAACCAGTTAGAGTTTTCCCTGTTGATGTTCGAGGTCGAAGAGGTCCATTCAAGGTGAGGTTTTCTGGTCAGTTGGGTGATGTCTTGTTCGAGGTTCACGGTTACGATCTCGTGATATTGGTATTGATGTGTTCTAAACAGACGTGGCTAGTAGCTAGTAGTTTTTGTACATGAAGTTTCATTATAAATTGAAGAAGGTGTCATATTGAGGAGATGGGCTAATGCTCGAGGTTTACCTGTGCAAGAGGGTCACAAATTTCTTACTCCAAATCTCAAAAAAATATTTGCAACATTTCTTCCAAACTGGGAATACAAGTTATCACTGCTTTTGCTTTCTCTACTGAGAACTGGACCCGTTCCCAGGTACTCATGCCACGTTGCAACTCCAACTTTAACCTTGTTCCTATTTTAATTTGTTGGCTtacttttgaactttgaaatggacctacgtattcatatgtgttcgatattaattatttgaattatatattttCTCTTATCATAATGGCAAGCATGTTCGttctaaataaatatatataaatcttCTTTCTAATTCAATTAGTTTGCCAATAGATATTAGCAGTAACGAAAGCCTCATGCATTCGTGCAAACGAAgtgatgatgatttttttttctatatatttgtCCATGAGAAGTTTCTTTACTGACTTTTCCATTATAGAAGTTTCTTGGTTTAAATCTACTAGTAATTGGTCATAAGTGTAATTTGTTAAGTCTGCTATTTTAATGACGTAGTTGGAATGTGTAATGATCCTAtggttttatttcattattttacaTCATTGTTTAATAGTTCAGATGATTACTAATTTATAGATTATGGCCTAACTTGTTTAAAAATTAATACTTCATAATTATCAAATGCTTTCAACAACTTAGATATATCAGTGATCTTGCTAATGCTCCTTAATTGTAATTTTACACTTCATCCATAATTGACTTCCATAACTCATagcctcacaataatctcaaagtttaggaagaataatgaacaccGTTAGAATACTTTAGGCACTTAATCTATTAtcatgattgtgtacacgttcgcgtgacataattatgattcccaaaagaaatcaaggtacgcgttcgcgcgactttggccaaacaatcttaaaaataataaagtgttattaattgtgtatacgtatgcgtgacatgattcttgacacaccaaacaaaatgaatacacgtacgcgtgattcgtttcaagataattccataattacgaataataaagcaattaaaagcggtaaaaaggcaaatgtacataggttctaaaaatgagtaattaaataatttaattaagccagttatgattaaagcgaccgtgctaaaaccacggaatccgagagtgcctcacaccttctctcgggttaacagaatttcttacccggtcttctgtgttcgcggaccgtaaTTCGAAGtcaaaacttcctcgatttgggatttcaaataaaccggtgacttgggataccagaaattatcccaagtggcgactctgattaaataaataattccattttgaataattttacttaaattggaaaaaatcctttctttccctttccctagggaaaaatgaggtgtgacagctctggcgactctgctggggacaagaacccagaacttctggttcagggttcagaattcgagcttataagatgatttatacttggctttattgatttgatgttattaatgTATTTTTGGGTCTAATGTGCTAATTATcgcttatttaccgctttgatattatttgaactgtattaaattgtcttcttacgcctcctttctgagtcttctgaatttatggtgcacacgtgcgcgtggcccacttttctgttagaagtcataccaattagaacgaggttgggtcagtaactaggccgggtagactttcgtgctcccggtacattaccctcacctcggctcgagctgtccgcttgggtaagccaggtctaaaacactccccttaggatttaaacctagaataacatagcctcatgtcggatccctagtaggaacgtttgtttgcatcatgtgcatttaactttggggactcaacacaggggttgggtccgtctaggacaggtgtacccgaaattacAAGACCATcgtgatgcatcttatgtgctacttgtgcattatgTTTAATCTGGTttgtgcatgttgaccggtttctaaaataaaataaaaatataaaaatattgagGGAAAaccagaaagaagaaaatatgagggaGAAAATTTGCCCGATTTTCGAAAATCTCAGTAtttaccccaaaaaaaaaaaagcctgaatttttcaaaaaaaaaaagtgtcaTCCTATTCCTGAAATATttacgaactacgcgggtctgattctcaccggatgtgagatacgtaggcaaccttcatagGGTTCggccccatttttataaaataactataaaaaaaAATGTGTCTAGTGTTTTTTTAATCAAAAAACAAATAAGCAGATCCAGCTTTGGTTAATCCCAAATCGTTCCTGTCGGAATAGCCTTagaacatcttcaaaattgttgaaGGGCTATTCTCGCAAGAACGGACGTGTCTGTCAATTGGGAATCACTTTTACCATAATGCCCTTCCCCCGGCCCTAAAGCTATCCTTGAAAGTAAGAAGGGGCCATAGTTGCAAAAATAGCCACCCTTTCTTTGGTCacaattgcaaaaatagcccccTTCTCGttgatttttcttaaaattgagttatttacaaaagaTTGTTTTGCAAAAGGAGTGCATTGGTTCTGTCTCTTGAGACTAGTGTCAAACCTAACCTTAACCACccacaggtacaaaatgagcactatCCAGAACACACCATTCACAGTTGTAGACAAGGCTCCACTtcagcttcagatgtggtggtatgatttaggagaagatggtcagaaatgggtcaccAAGCACTTGGGAGCCCTTACagatattataaaaattaaaccACGGGACGATTTGATTTGAggcactagtgactttttgggaccccgttcacaatgtctttcgcttctccgattttgagctaactcccactttagaagagatagctggatattccgGGTTTGGCAGGGATTTGAGAAACCAGGAGCTCATATTCCCAAGGGCTCTTTCTGTACACCGATTCTTcgatcttctgaacatcagtaagcAAATTAGAAAAACCAACGTAGtcgaagggtgttgttctttctacttccTGTACTCTAGGTTCGGGCAACCAAATGGgtttgaaatgcatgaaaaaggCCTTAACAACAAGCAGAACAAAGACACATGGCAGATTCatcgtcgcttcgccttcataatggcgtttctgggaatcatggtcttcccaaacgaGAAGCGGACAATTGATACCCGCATAGCCAGGGttgtacaggtcctcactaccaaagaacatcacactcttgccccgatcattttatcagacatttatcgggcgttgactttgtgcaagtccggggcaaaattcttcgaagggtgcaatattttgttacaaatgtggttgattgagcatctccgacatcaccccaagttcatgagcTATGGTCCGAACAAGGACAATTTCATTGAGAGTTACgaagaaagagtaaaagattacaactctccagaaagggtggaagcctggatatcctACCTAAGATCTTTAAatgcaagtcaaattgagtggactttgggatggctcccgctaagagaggtgatacacataTCGGCCCTAAAAAGTTATTTGCTATTGTTGGGTTTGAGAAgtgtccagccgtatgcgccacacagagttctaagacagctaggaAGGTACCAAGTAGTACCTaaggatgaagatttgagtgtgcaagttattgagctacaccccgaagcccCACTCCCCGAAGCTTTAATCCAGcaaatttggaatggttgtcgctACTTGAAATATGATACTCAGGTGCCAGATCCTGCGAGAGGTGAGGTAGATCCGGGTTATGCTATATGGTTTGGGAAGAGGTCTCACGTGGATGATGTGCCAGAGCCCAAAAGGCCCACAAAAAGgccgcatgttcaagcctttgatgataaaatccaagaacggttggcttggGGTGAACGGGAAAAGGGATACAAaacaactattcatgccttagaagaaaggCTGAGAAACCTCAATTTTGAGAAAGacttgcaagaacaagaagccgaaggggaaaagaagagtctgatctGCAAAAATGAAGCCCTTCGTGCTCAacttcaacagatgaagaaagcctctgaagtgccagtgagaagttggaaagaccagagaaccattgccaatctgatggaaaaagtgcaagattatgattccctcTTGGCAAAGACTGAAAAGTCGTTGGACAAAGCCAATGAAAAGATCGTACAGCTAAATGAGAAGGCCGAATCAAGTAAGGATTGCCAAGTAACACAATTTGAAGAAAAGAGGGCTCAATTCAAGAGAGAGAAGGCCCATTGGGTACGTTCAGAAGCTCAGCTCCATGCacagttggaagaaatgagaaggtacagTAGAGAATACCAGCATGCAGATTTTGATAGGGAGATGGCTCAGGCGAGACTCGAGCAGGCTAGACTTCGGGCTCAGTTGGAGTCAACCTTAGATCGTGAGGGCCACATAAGGGagatagccaccactcgccagcagcagttACAAGAACGAGACCATAATTTCCagtacttcaaagagcaagttcATAATTTGGCTATTTATACCGCTCAAAGTTATatgaactgccaagggatggattatgagaagtttttggagcatgcacctacttttgcccgtcatcttgcaGCAGAGTTAGAAATGATGTACCGTACATTAGGGGGTCAACCAGGGCAAGCCCCACCatgagcagatgttccagtgTTTGAAAGCTAGAAGATTGTGGAGTTGAATTATAGTCGTAGTTGTTAGAACTTTTTATGTAGTAGTTATGTTTTAGTTTGAGTCATTGTTGAATCTTTAAAATCGCTGTCTTTTAGTCTTGTCAGAGTTTGGTAAGTCATTTTCAATGTAATGTCCTTTCTGTTATTGTATTATTtcgttttgttaaaaaaaaaaactattattgttttcccctgaactacgtaatggtctgattcatgcggcgtcatgatatgtaggcaatcctcatcggatgcgatcataaccataattaatctataaaaaaaaaattaaaaaaaaaaccgctaaattcaagatgaaaataaaccaataaatcaataagccgggatgaaacataaaGCCTTCCAAGATCATTTTAGAAATGAAAATGGCATTAGGTGCATAACATATAATGTGTGATTAATATCTGCAAAATGCCTAACTCTAACACGTTTGTTGTTTGTCattttaaaagataaagtaaaacagaggtggttggtttgtggttttaacTGGCGACTCACCCCTTacaacacgagatcaaaaggaaaaaGTAGAATGGCAAACAACAGTGAGAATGAGTCAGATAATGATGATGTCCATGGACAATTGGTTGAACAAGGTTCAGGACTGGTTGAAGAAGTAAGAGTGTTGAAGCAACAATtggcagagatgtaccaagcctgggtgaATGGACAAGCACCGCCCTCACTACCCATAGGGCCTTTGGATAATCTTCATAATGTGTCAGTTGCCACTCAATTGCCTATCTCCATAATAAGTAACCCATTGTACCAACCTGGATTCAGTCCGAGCTTTAACCTTCCCACTATCCCCAGTACCTCCATTCCACGTCCTCCAATCGCACCCTTCAGAAATGACCCACCTACTATACCCATTGTCCATACTTTCACTGTCCCTCAACCGGCTCTTGCTCAAAAGTCCAATAATGATCCATAGCTGGATGCTCATGATGCCCAACATTACTCTCCAGAACTGACTTTAAAGGTTCTAGATTCATACAAGCACACTCCTCATAATGTGTTCCCAATTGAGATCAAAAAGCCCGAAAAAAATATggaacaagaggaaatgaccagaaaaatgaAGAGCTTGGAACAAACCATGAGAAACATACAGGGTTTGGGGGGCCACAAGAGTGTTTCGTTTAACGATCTATGCATGTTTCCCCATGTTCATTTGCCACCCGacttcaagacccccaagtttgacaagtatgatgggcatggtgatcccgTTGCCCATTTGAAGAGATATTGTAATCAACTAAGGGGAGAGGGAGGCAAAGAAGAATTGctcatggcttattttggggaaagtttgaCAGGAATTGCTTCAGAGTGGTTCATAGATCAAGACATCTCTCACTGGCACGTTTggaatgacatggctcaagattttgtccaacagtttcagtacaaTATTGATATAGTGCCAGACCGCTCCTCTCTCGTCaacataaagaagaaaccaacagaaagcttcagagaatatgcaatcaagtggagaGAGCAAGCTGCTAGGGTCAAACCACCAATGAAAGAGGCAGAAATGATTGACTATTTTCTCCAAGCTCAGGATCCAGATTACCTCCATTACATGTTGGCCGCCATCGGTAAACCTTTTGCTGAGGCGATTAAGATTGGTGAAATAGTTGAGAATGGCATGAAGTCAGGCAAAATTGTGAGTCAGGCAGCCCTTAAGGCAACCACACAAGCAATTCAAAGCGGGTCAGGCAATTTCGGAAATCGGAAAAAGAAGGAGGAAGGATCCATGATGGCATCTGGGTTCGGGGGAGTTCAAAGAGGAATAGCTCCTTCTTACGTGCAATTTCAACAAGGACTATCCAATTCTCTTCAACATTATTATCCGCCTCAAGGTCCCCGATACTCAGTTCCCCTACAACAATACACAGTGTTTAATGCTCAGGCTTATGCTAGGCCTCCCAATCACCAACAATGGCGGGCACCGATTCCACAAGGCTCCCGTTAACTCCGGCCGAATTTTGAGTCACCATATAATCCTCATCCCTGACAAGAATATGTGAGAGAACAGGAGCCAAAGAAAGAGTTCACCCCAATTGGAGAATCGTATACAAGCCTATTTCGAAAGTTGATGCAGTTGAAGTTGATTGAACCTATTATGCCGCGCTATGTGAATCcaaattcaaaaggttttgacTCAAATGCAAGATGTGAGTATCACTCTAACACCCAAGGGCATAGTACTGAAAACTGTTGGACATTAAAGAAAGCCATTGAAAATTTGATTGAAGCAAAGGCAATTGTGGTAACAAACAATGAGGATACTCCTAATATCACAAACAATCCGCTCCCAACTCATGATAATAcacattttattgggatgatttgtgatgatcgGGATTATAAGCAGTCTGGCAAGACAGAGATGGTTGTTAGAACCATAGGGTCAGAACCAAAAGTGATAGTGAGCCCGCCGCAATTGGCACCATTGATGGTGAAAGGTGCGAATTCTAGTTTGAACTTGGCATGTTCTGAAAAAACGATTCTTTATGTTCCTGGAAGCACAAAAAAGGTTGAGGTTCAATTGGGTGGGCCAAAACTTTACATCCCCGGAGGCATTCAAAAGATCATTCCGAATaatggtttgaggaatataaCAGAGCCAGTCGTGATCCGACCTGTTGCCCAACTCCTAGTGACAAACACAAAAGCTATTCCCTGGAATTATAACAAGACTGtcatgacatacaaaggaaaagagatagttgAAGAAACAAGTGAAATGGGGGGCTTGACCCGCTCTGGAAGGTGTTATTCACCAGAGGAATTGAGAAAAGCTAAGCAAGCCAGGGAAAGTCACTTGCCAGTGAAAGAACCCGTTACAAAAAAAGAAGCGGAGGAATtccttaagaagataaaaatgcaagactactcaatcattgaccaactaaggaaaactcctgctcagatatctttGTTATCTCTACTTTTGCATTCAGAAGAGCATCGTCGTGTGTTGATCAAAACTCTGAACGAGGCATATGTCTCAGAAAAGACAACGGTGAATCAGCTAGAAAAAATGGCTGAAAGATTCTTTGAAGTAAATAGAATTACTTTCAGCGATGATGATTTGCCTGAGGAAGGGGCTGGCCACAATAGAGCTTTGCATCTTATGGTCAAATGTGAAGGGCACTACGTAAAAGGAGTCATGATTGACGGAGGCTCAAGTGTAGATGTGTGTCCTCTTTCTACTCTACAACAGCTGaacattgacactaacagaattcgAACCAGTAATGTCAGCATCAGAGCTTTTGATGGTTCAAAAAGagacactattggggaaatcgaaCTCACCATGACAATCGGCCCGGTTGATTTTAACATTGTCTTTCAAGTGTTAGAtatggaaacttcctataattttcttttgggaaggccgtggatccatatGGCCAGAGCTGTACCATCCACCCTACATTAAATGGTCAAATTTGAGTGTGACAGgtaagaaattattgttcatggGGAGGACGACTCATCCGTCTATAAAGACCCATCCATTCCATATATcgaggccaaggaaggatgtgaATCCATCATATATCAAGCATTTGAGGTGATTGAGGTGGACCAAGTGGAAGAAGGAAAACCAATTCTGCATCCCCGTCTTTCAGCCACATCTATGATGGTAGCTTCGCTGATGTTGAGGAATGGCTATGAACCAGGAAAAGGATTGGGATCCTCTCTGCAAGGAATTGTGAACCCCATTGCTCAATTTTCGAAGAAAAATACCTTTGGCTTGGGCTTTAAACCAACATCAGCTGACATAGACAGAGCCAAGGCCCGCAAAAAGAATGGTTGGAATCTGTCCAAACCAATCCCTCACATTGCCTACTCTTTTGTAAA
Proteins encoded in this window:
- the LOC142173842 gene encoding uncharacterized protein LOC142173842, which encodes MEQEEMTRKMKSLEQTMRNIQGLGGHKSVSFNDLCMFPHVHLPPDFKTPKFDKYDGHGDPVAHLKRYCNQLRGEGGKEELLMAYFGESLTGIASEWFIDQDISHWHVWNDMAQDFVQQFQYNIDIDPDYLHYMLAAIGKPFAEAIKIGEIVENGMKSGKIVSQAALKATTQAIQSGSGNFGNRKKKEEGSMMASGFGGVQRGIAPSYEPKKEFTPIGESYTSLFRKLMQLKLIEPIMPRYVNPNSKGFDSNARCEYHSNTQGHSTENCWTLKKAIENLIEAKAIVVTNNEDTPNITNNPLPTHDNTHFIGMICDDRDYKQSGKTEMVVRTIGSEPKVIVSPPQLAPLMVKGANSSLNLACSEKTILYVPGSTKKVEVQLGGPKLYIPGGIQKIIPNNGLRNITEPVVIRPVAQLLVTNTKAIPWNYNKTVMTYKGKEIVEETSEMGGLTRSGRCYSPEELRKAKQARESHLPISLLSLLLHSEEHRRVLIKTLNEAYVSEKTTVNQLEKMAERFFEVNRITFSDDDLPEEGAGHNRALHLMVKCEGHYVKGVMIDGGSSVDVCPLSTLQQLNIDTNRIRTSNVSIRAFDGSKRDTIGEIELTMTIGPVDFNIVFQVLDMETSYNFLLGRPWIHMARAAKEGCESIIYQAFEVIEVDQVEEGKPILHPRLSATSMMVASLMLRNGYEPGKGLGSSLQGIVNPIAQFSKKNTFGLGFKPTSADIDRAKARKKNGWNLSKPIPHIAYSFVKPQFEEVQNPSTQDDID